One region of Mycolicibacterium rhodesiae NBB3 genomic DNA includes:
- a CDS encoding YnfA family protein — translation MVLKSVALFVLAALLEIGGAWLVWQGVREQRGLAWIGAGVIALGAYGFVAAFQPDPHFGRVLAAYGGVFIAGSLLWGMVADGFRPDRWDFIGAVVALVGVGIIMYSPR, via the coding sequence ATGGTGCTGAAATCGGTCGCGTTGTTCGTGCTGGCCGCACTCCTGGAGATCGGCGGCGCGTGGCTCGTATGGCAAGGCGTACGTGAGCAACGTGGCCTGGCGTGGATCGGAGCCGGCGTCATCGCACTGGGCGCGTACGGGTTCGTCGCGGCGTTTCAGCCTGACCCGCATTTCGGGCGCGTGCTGGCCGCATATGGCGGAGTCTTCATCGCGGGGTCGTTGCTGTGGGGAATGGTCGCCGACGGTTTTCGACCCGACCGGTGGGACTTCATAGGCGCTGTGGTGGCGCTGGTGGGCGTCGGGATCATCATGTATTCACCGCGCTGA
- a CDS encoding SCO6745 family protein gives MDRHPKLARRFFDRLEPVHAVTYFAPEARAALDGLGFRGFWMGYFAARSAPFGVVPTQVVTATFYNFAPHRVAKALPAAWDIASPADALRVREQSAVEALRRYGVGADDDVAIAADLAAKAARSAALDGRPLFAANLALRWPDEPVAKLWHAVTLLREQRGDGHVAVLTSLGISGRESNVLHAAAGKVPKEFIMRSRDYDDDQWAIYRDRLIGRGLLDKHDALTAAGHDLKQRIENTTDALALGALDALDDDEVETLFRSLTPITRKVVSAGDVPAATPMGLSRDDLDDDSAGLAG, from the coding sequence GTGGACAGGCACCCAAAGCTCGCACGACGTTTCTTCGATCGTCTCGAACCGGTGCATGCGGTGACTTACTTCGCTCCCGAGGCCCGCGCGGCTCTGGACGGGCTGGGGTTCCGTGGTTTCTGGATGGGCTACTTCGCCGCGCGGTCGGCGCCCTTCGGTGTGGTACCGACGCAAGTGGTGACCGCGACGTTCTACAACTTCGCCCCGCACCGCGTCGCGAAGGCATTGCCGGCCGCGTGGGACATCGCATCGCCGGCCGATGCTCTGCGAGTCCGCGAGCAGTCGGCGGTCGAGGCGCTGCGCCGTTACGGAGTGGGTGCTGACGACGACGTCGCGATTGCCGCCGACCTCGCCGCCAAAGCCGCTCGGAGTGCGGCCTTGGACGGCCGACCGCTGTTCGCGGCCAACCTCGCGCTGCGGTGGCCGGACGAACCGGTGGCGAAGCTGTGGCACGCCGTGACGCTGCTGCGCGAGCAACGCGGCGACGGACATGTCGCGGTGTTGACCTCGCTGGGGATCTCCGGCCGCGAGTCCAACGTCCTGCACGCGGCGGCCGGCAAGGTGCCCAAGGAGTTCATCATGCGCAGCCGCGACTATGACGACGACCAATGGGCCATCTACCGGGACCGGCTCATCGGTCGGGGTCTGCTCGACAAGCACGACGCACTCACCGCAGCCGGTCACGACCTCAAACAGCGCATCGAGAACACGACCGATGCTCTCGCGCTGGGGGCTCTCGACGCACTCGACGACGATGAGGTGGAGACGCTGTTCCGCAGCCTCACACCGATCACCCGAAAGGTGGTGTCCGCCGGGGATGTTCCCGCGGCGACGCCGATGGGGCTGAGCCGAGACGACCTGGACGACGACAGCGCCGGATTAGCAGGCTGA
- a CDS encoding FadR/GntR family transcriptional regulator, with the protein MASQPNVGALHGSLLAALGAAIVSGQYPEGQVITLDGVSAHHKVSRSVVREAVRVLESMGMVETRRRVGITVQPAHKWNVFDPRLIRWRLESGDRTAQLLSLSELRRGFEPAAAALAARRADPHQCRIMAAAVSDMVVHGRSGDLDAYLLADKIFHQTMLEASGNEMFRALNGVVAEVLAGRTHHGMMPDTPNPAAIELHDEVARAIRMRDEAAAEQAMRAIIDEAASAVTEEFAPSDQL; encoded by the coding sequence GTGGCGTCACAACCAAACGTCGGAGCTCTGCACGGCAGTTTGCTCGCGGCGCTTGGTGCCGCCATCGTGTCCGGTCAGTACCCCGAGGGTCAGGTCATCACCCTCGACGGGGTCAGCGCCCATCACAAGGTGTCGCGCAGCGTCGTCCGCGAGGCCGTGCGCGTGCTGGAGTCGATGGGCATGGTCGAGACCCGGCGCCGGGTCGGCATCACTGTCCAACCGGCGCACAAGTGGAATGTGTTCGACCCCAGACTGATTCGCTGGCGACTCGAATCAGGAGACAGAACCGCGCAGCTGCTGTCGTTGTCGGAGTTACGACGGGGTTTCGAACCTGCTGCGGCGGCCCTGGCGGCGAGGCGAGCCGATCCCCATCAGTGCCGGATCATGGCGGCCGCCGTATCGGACATGGTGGTGCACGGACGTTCCGGAGACTTGGACGCATACCTGTTGGCCGACAAAATTTTTCACCAGACCATGCTCGAAGCCAGCGGCAACGAGATGTTCCGCGCCCTCAACGGTGTGGTCGCCGAGGTGCTCGCAGGCCGCACCCACCACGGGATGATGCCCGACACCCCCAACCCCGCGGCCATCGAGTTGCACGACGAGGTCGCGCGCGCCATCAGAATGCGCGACGAGGCCGCGGCCGAACAAGCGATGCGTGCCATCATCGACGAAGCGGCCTCCGCAGTGACCGAGGAGTTCGCGCCGTCAGATCAGCTGTAG
- a CDS encoding IS30 family transposase yields the protein MRAGASVTQAALGAGVSEIAGRRWVKQAGYVPRTTVPIAAAEVLTVVDGSARCRPALTFTERCRLEMLLENGYTAAQLVDLLGRHQDTISREIARGQTASGYRARVGQDVADANRKRPKVRKLVRNPALLAEVLQGLQQRCSPEQIAGRLRLDFPDDSEMWVSHETIYQGLYVQLRGELTKDLKSALRTGRIKRKPHGRNQIAERRRFKEGMVSITERPAEADDRAIPGHWEGDLIMGSANASAIGTLVERTTGFVLLLHLPVDHTAETVAAAMTAKIVEIPEILRRSLTWDQGTEMAQHSAITKATGLPIYFCDPHSPWQRATNENTNGLLRQYFPKGTDLSFWGPGFLDQVATELNGRPRKRHGFRTPAEELHRLLSNPSAYAAATA from the coding sequence ATGAGAGCTGGGGCGTCAGTGACGCAGGCTGCGCTCGGCGCCGGCGTGTCGGAGATCGCCGGCCGACGCTGGGTCAAACAGGCTGGTTATGTGCCCAGAACCACAGTTCCCATCGCTGCAGCCGAGGTTCTTACCGTCGTCGATGGGAGTGCTCGCTGTCGTCCTGCGTTGACATTCACCGAGCGATGCCGTCTGGAGATGCTGCTGGAGAACGGCTACACGGCTGCGCAATTGGTGGATCTACTGGGCCGGCATCAAGACACGATCAGTCGGGAGATCGCCCGGGGACAGACCGCGTCGGGGTATCGCGCCAGAGTCGGTCAAGACGTGGCCGATGCCAATCGGAAGCGACCCAAAGTGCGCAAGCTGGTCAGGAATCCGGCACTGCTGGCCGAGGTTCTGCAAGGCTTGCAACAGCGGTGCAGCCCGGAGCAGATCGCGGGTCGTCTGCGACTGGACTTTCCCGACGATTCGGAGATGTGGGTGTCCCACGAAACGATCTACCAGGGTCTCTACGTTCAACTGCGCGGCGAGTTGACCAAAGACCTCAAGTCGGCATTGCGGACCGGTCGGATCAAGCGAAAGCCACACGGACGCAATCAGATAGCTGAGCGGAGACGGTTCAAAGAGGGCATGGTCAGTATCACCGAACGCCCCGCTGAGGCCGATGACCGCGCCATCCCCGGACACTGGGAAGGCGACCTGATCATGGGCAGCGCCAACGCCAGCGCGATCGGCACCCTGGTGGAACGCACGACCGGTTTTGTCCTGCTTCTGCATCTGCCCGTCGATCACACTGCCGAGACCGTCGCTGCCGCGATGACCGCCAAGATCGTGGAGATCCCCGAAATACTGCGTCGCTCGCTGACCTGGGACCAAGGCACCGAAATGGCCCAACACAGCGCGATCACCAAAGCCACCGGTCTGCCGATCTACTTCTGCGATCCGCACAGCCCCTGGCAACGTGCCACCAACGAGAACACCAACGGCTTACTGCGTCAGTACTTCCCGAAAGGGACTGACCTGTCGTTCTGGGGACCCGGGTTCCTCGATCAAGTAGCCACCGAGCTCAACGGACGGCCCCGCAAACGCCACGGGTTCCGCACACCCGCCGAAGAACTCCACCGACTACTCTCAAACCCGTCCGCATACGCTGCAGCCACCGCCTGA
- a CDS encoding gluconokinase: protein MASPIVAMGVSGSGKSTVGAALAQRLRVPFADADDFHPPANIAKMTAGEPLDDDDRYPWLESIGEWLAQRCDSGGVMSCSALKRKYRDQLRRHCPDVEFLHLSGTPEVIAKRQASRPGHFMPASLLASQFDTLEPLADDEHGTTIDVDQSIDSIVENYVSQTDTRVTEQENR, encoded by the coding sequence ATGGCGTCACCGATAGTCGCAATGGGCGTCTCGGGTTCTGGTAAGTCAACCGTCGGCGCCGCACTGGCCCAGCGCCTTCGAGTACCCTTCGCCGACGCCGATGACTTCCATCCGCCTGCGAACATCGCCAAGATGACGGCCGGCGAGCCGCTCGACGATGACGACCGCTATCCATGGTTGGAATCGATCGGGGAGTGGCTGGCGCAGCGCTGCGACTCCGGCGGAGTGATGAGTTGCTCGGCTCTCAAGCGCAAGTACCGCGACCAACTGCGGCGCCACTGCCCCGATGTCGAGTTCCTCCATCTCAGTGGCACGCCAGAAGTGATCGCCAAACGTCAGGCCAGCCGTCCGGGTCATTTCATGCCCGCGTCGCTGTTGGCTTCGCAGTTCGACACGCTCGAACCGCTCGCCGATGACGAGCACGGTACAACCATCGATGTCGATCAGAGCATCGATTCGATCGTCGAAAACTATGTCTCCCAAACCGATACGCGCGTCACCGAACAGGAGAACCGATGA
- a CDS encoding DUF7064 domain-containing protein, translated as MHTTDVIERPSDLTAAWLSAALGTTVTDFTFERIGTGQMSECYRVELTRPSGDPGPSSVVLKVAATDQASRQTGLALGLYEREVRFYTDVAPTIGGGPVAACYSAGFAPDTGAFHLLLSDAAPAVVGDELRGATIEEAKLALAELARLHAPAFGDASMAQADWLNREAPMNQGLIATLYAGFLDRYAGQIAPEHRAVCEQLVGCFDAYLEAEGSSDRIMGLVHGDYRLDNMLFGQPGADRPLTVVDWQTVTWGPAMTDVAYFIGCALPSELRRDNYDALLRAYHEALGTGAAISLDEVRDGVRRQSFFGVMMAIVSSMLVAQTERGDEMFMTMLARHADHVLDTGALDTLPEPVAPQPLTPHPADEEAHTAGDEPLWSESWYFDFADPQQEIGGWVRLGLMPNENTTWVNALLCGPDMPTVALLDFENTGAIELTLEAAEPLQTYRVTVRGSGQAYDDPSELLHGQPGRPVEATMRLVWKTVGVPYQYRITPRYEIPCTVSGSVTVDGHEYTFDGVPGQRDHSWGVRDWWSMDWVWSALHLDDGTHVHGVDIRIPGAPPIGIGYTQRAGEALVELQGVTAEASFADNGLPVSTTITYNPGDLVATVNIRGHAPVLLTSPDGRISHFPRAWARVATADGRTGVGWVEWNRNQTT; from the coding sequence GTGCACACCACTGACGTCATCGAGCGGCCGTCGGATCTGACGGCCGCGTGGTTGAGCGCCGCACTGGGCACAACCGTCACCGACTTCACCTTCGAACGCATCGGCACCGGGCAGATGAGTGAGTGCTACCGCGTCGAATTGACCCGCCCCTCCGGCGATCCCGGACCGTCGTCGGTTGTGCTCAAGGTCGCGGCCACCGATCAGGCCAGCAGGCAGACAGGACTGGCGCTTGGCCTGTACGAACGCGAGGTGCGCTTCTACACCGATGTCGCGCCGACGATCGGCGGTGGGCCCGTCGCGGCCTGTTACTCGGCGGGGTTCGCGCCCGACACCGGCGCTTTCCACCTTCTTCTCAGTGACGCGGCGCCGGCGGTTGTGGGCGACGAACTCCGCGGCGCGACAATCGAAGAGGCGAAGTTGGCGCTGGCCGAGCTGGCCCGGTTGCATGCCCCGGCATTCGGTGACGCGTCGATGGCGCAGGCGGACTGGCTCAACCGCGAGGCGCCGATGAATCAGGGACTGATCGCGACACTGTACGCCGGATTCCTCGACCGATACGCCGGCCAGATCGCACCAGAGCATCGCGCGGTATGTGAGCAGCTCGTCGGCTGCTTCGACGCATACCTGGAAGCCGAGGGCAGTAGCGACAGGATCATGGGCCTCGTCCACGGTGACTATCGGCTGGACAACATGCTTTTCGGTCAGCCTGGCGCCGATCGGCCACTGACGGTAGTGGACTGGCAGACGGTCACGTGGGGTCCGGCCATGACCGACGTGGCGTACTTCATCGGCTGCGCGCTACCGAGCGAACTGCGCCGAGACAACTACGACGCCCTGCTGCGGGCGTACCACGAGGCGCTCGGCACCGGTGCGGCGATCAGTCTGGACGAGGTGCGCGACGGGGTGCGCAGGCAGAGCTTCTTCGGCGTGATGATGGCGATCGTCAGCTCGATGCTCGTCGCGCAAACGGAACGTGGCGACGAGATGTTCATGACGATGCTGGCCAGGCACGCAGATCACGTGCTCGACACCGGCGCGCTGGACACGCTGCCGGAACCTGTTGCACCACAACCGCTCACACCCCATCCGGCTGACGAAGAGGCGCATACCGCGGGTGACGAGCCGCTGTGGAGCGAGAGCTGGTATTTCGACTTCGCCGACCCGCAGCAGGAGATCGGCGGATGGGTGCGGCTGGGTCTGATGCCCAACGAGAACACCACGTGGGTCAACGCGTTGCTGTGCGGGCCCGACATGCCGACCGTGGCACTGCTGGATTTCGAGAACACCGGCGCGATCGAGCTCACCCTCGAGGCCGCCGAACCGCTGCAGACCTATCGGGTGACGGTGCGGGGGAGCGGGCAGGCGTACGACGATCCGTCCGAGCTTCTGCATGGACAGCCGGGGCGGCCCGTCGAGGCGACGATGCGGTTGGTCTGGAAGACGGTCGGGGTGCCGTACCAATACCGGATCACCCCTCGGTACGAGATCCCGTGCACGGTGTCGGGGAGCGTGACCGTCGACGGACACGAGTACACCTTCGACGGCGTTCCCGGCCAACGTGATCATTCCTGGGGTGTCCGCGACTGGTGGTCGATGGACTGGGTGTGGAGCGCACTGCATCTCGACGACGGGACCCACGTCCACGGCGTCGATATCCGAATCCCTGGCGCGCCACCCATCGGCATCGGGTACACGCAACGGGCCGGGGAGGCATTGGTCGAACTGCAGGGAGTCACAGCGGAGGCGTCCTTCGCCGACAATGGGCTACCCGTGTCGACCACGATCACCTACAACCCGGGTGACCTCGTCGCCACCGTTAACATCCGGGGACACGCACCGGTCTTGCTCACCTCACCGGACGGGCGGATCAGTCACTTCCCGCGCGCATGGGCGAGGGTCGCCACGGCCGACGGACGCACCGGCGTCGGCTGGGTGGAGTGGAATCGCAACCAAACCACCTGA
- a CDS encoding RDD family protein has translation MTNPQYGEQAAYPPVGGQQPGGLLVRWLARIIDGILVAIVSYALIFATDTLSNYWVTGLFTGVLTFVYFLAFEQLMGSTPGKKLLGLSVRGPAGAPKPTVAQSAVRNSWTLLPIIPFIGGLLGVVAIIVIAVTINGSPTKQGKHDELAGGTQVVKG, from the coding sequence ATGACGAACCCCCAATATGGTGAACAGGCCGCCTATCCCCCAGTTGGCGGGCAGCAGCCTGGCGGACTGCTCGTGCGCTGGCTAGCCCGCATCATCGACGGCATTCTCGTCGCGATCGTCAGCTATGCCCTGATCTTCGCGACCGACACATTGTCGAACTACTGGGTGACCGGTCTGTTCACCGGCGTGCTGACGTTCGTGTACTTCCTGGCCTTCGAGCAGTTGATGGGATCGACACCGGGCAAGAAGCTGCTGGGCCTGAGCGTGCGCGGACCCGCCGGTGCGCCCAAGCCGACGGTCGCTCAGTCGGCGGTGCGCAACTCGTGGACGCTGCTACCCATCATTCCGTTCATCGGCGGGCTGCTCGGCGTCGTCGCGATCATCGTCATCGCAGTGACCATCAATGGCAGCCCGACCAAGCAGGGCAAGCACGACGAGCTCGCCGGCGGCACTCAGGTCGTCAAGGGCTGA
- a CDS encoding GntP family permease, which produces MNNAITILAADTELAEPVAAGWQLIVAALAGIAIIVVLITVAKLHPFLALIFGAITVGIVAQGWNNLADVFDSFADGFGTTAAGVGILIALGAMFAKLLADSGGADEIVDTIVGHASPRALPWAMALVGAIIGLPMFFEIGLVLLMPVIYLVAKRSQLSLITVGIPALAGLSAMHGLVPPHPGPLTAIDLLGADLGITLALGVAVAIPTIIVAGPLFGRLAGKWVVLDVPDRFDADDFSHDRAGATSQASVEGDTATTVKTATRQRPSFGMTMFSVLLPVALMMGKALVDIFIDDEANPVRQTFDILGRPLVALLIAVIVGIFTLGRGAAMARDQIVKCIESSLPPVAGIILIVAAGGGFKQVLVDTGIGTMLADWAKTTGVSTILLAWVLAVLIRLATGSATVATITASSLMLGLVEGMSTGEVSLIVLAVGAGSLFFSHVNDAGFWLVKEYFGMSVGQTIKSWSMMETVLSVVGLVLVLLLGIFI; this is translated from the coding sequence ATGAACAACGCCATCACCATCCTGGCTGCCGACACCGAGTTGGCCGAACCCGTCGCGGCCGGTTGGCAATTGATTGTCGCTGCGCTCGCAGGCATCGCGATCATCGTCGTGTTGATCACCGTGGCGAAACTGCACCCGTTTCTCGCGCTGATCTTCGGCGCGATCACCGTCGGTATCGTCGCACAGGGGTGGAACAACCTCGCGGATGTGTTCGACTCCTTCGCCGACGGATTCGGCACCACGGCAGCGGGTGTGGGCATTCTGATCGCGTTGGGTGCGATGTTCGCCAAACTGCTCGCCGATTCCGGTGGAGCCGACGAGATCGTCGACACGATCGTCGGACATGCGTCACCACGCGCGTTGCCATGGGCCATGGCGCTGGTGGGCGCGATCATCGGGCTGCCGATGTTCTTCGAGATCGGTCTTGTGCTCTTGATGCCGGTCATCTACCTCGTCGCCAAGCGATCCCAGCTGTCGCTGATCACGGTCGGAATTCCCGCGCTGGCGGGCCTTTCGGCCATGCACGGACTGGTGCCGCCGCACCCCGGGCCGCTGACGGCGATCGACCTGCTCGGAGCCGACCTCGGCATCACGCTGGCCTTGGGTGTGGCCGTTGCCATTCCGACGATCATCGTCGCCGGCCCTCTGTTCGGACGCCTGGCGGGTAAGTGGGTGGTTCTCGATGTGCCGGACCGCTTCGACGCCGACGACTTCTCCCATGACAGGGCTGGTGCGACGTCCCAGGCTTCGGTCGAGGGTGATACGGCAACCACCGTCAAGACAGCGACGCGGCAGCGCCCGAGCTTCGGCATGACGATGTTCTCGGTGCTGCTGCCCGTCGCGCTGATGATGGGCAAGGCGCTGGTCGACATCTTCATCGACGACGAGGCCAATCCCGTGCGCCAGACGTTCGACATCCTGGGACGTCCGCTGGTGGCGCTGCTGATCGCGGTCATCGTGGGCATCTTCACCCTGGGACGTGGTGCGGCGATGGCGCGCGATCAGATCGTCAAGTGCATCGAGTCATCGCTTCCACCGGTGGCCGGCATCATCCTCATCGTCGCCGCCGGTGGCGGTTTCAAGCAGGTGCTCGTCGACACCGGCATCGGCACCATGCTCGCCGACTGGGCGAAGACCACCGGCGTCTCGACCATTCTGCTCGCCTGGGTGCTCGCCGTATTGATCCGGCTCGCTACGGGTTCGGCGACCGTCGCCACCATCACCGCGTCGTCGTTGATGCTCGGACTCGTCGAAGGTATGAGCACCGGCGAGGTGTCACTGATCGTGCTTGCGGTCGGCGCGGGATCGCTCTTCTTCTCCCACGTGAACGACGCCGGATTCTGGTTGGTCAAGGAGTATTTCGGAATGAGCGTCGGTCAGACCATCAAGTCGTGGTCGATGATGGAGACGGTGCTGTCAGTGGTCGGGCTGGTGCTGGTGCTGCTGCTCGGAATCTTCATATGA